The Clostridia bacterium genome has a window encoding:
- a CDS encoding YqeG family HAD IIIA-type phosphatase yields MDTAPSPRFLTSRAPHEYNRTSEVTVVGRGLRPDRVARSVFDIDLHALKRMGITTLCLDLDNTLVGWNRPPDERIRSWLATVRELGFKVAVVSNNTTARVDTFCAELGLQGVAVARKPRRSGFRRAMALLGADPARAAVIGDQIWTDVWGGNRAGCFTVLVRPLDRREFLGTKVARAFERLWLLLLHRLDPPASVNRSVPTDSR; encoded by the coding sequence ATGGACACGGCGCCATCACCACGGTTCCTGACATCGCGCGCGCCGCACGAGTACAATCGAACAAGCGAGGTGACCGTCGTGGGGCGCGGTTTGCGGCCGGATCGGGTGGCGCGGTCCGTGTTCGACATCGACCTCCATGCCTTGAAGCGCATGGGGATCACCACGCTTTGCCTCGACTTGGACAACACCCTGGTGGGCTGGAACCGGCCGCCGGACGAGCGGATTCGGAGCTGGCTGGCCACGGTGCGCGAGCTGGGGTTCAAGGTGGCCGTGGTGTCGAACAACACGACGGCCCGCGTCGACACGTTCTGCGCGGAGCTGGGCCTGCAGGGCGTGGCGGTGGCCCGCAAGCCGCGGCGTTCCGGATTCCGGCGCGCCATGGCGCTGCTCGGCGCCGATCCGGCACGCGCGGCCGTCATCGGTGACCAGATCTGGACCGACGTGTGGGGCGGCAACCGGGCGGGATGCTTCACCGTGCTCGTGCGGCCGCTTGATCGGCGCGAATTTCTCGGCACGAAGGTGGCGCGCGCGTTCGAGCGGCTCTGGCTGCTCCTGCTGCACCGGCTCGACCCTCCGGCGAGCGTGAACCGCTCCGTCCCCACGGATTCCCGGTGA